Proteins found in one Nostoc sp. NIES-3756 genomic segment:
- a CDS encoding glycoside hydrolase family 10 protein yields the protein MTRLVKLFLSYFLFVQLILYLTGLSVPSFPNYEQKSSVPTTTEIRGVWLTNVASGVLFVPWGIDRAIEQLSALNFNTIYPVIWNRGHTFYKSATAKSVIGDDTQPLLNLMHGGQDVLAKLVRLAKPKKISVIPWFEYGFMAPPDSAIAKRHPEWLTNGQGGVISISEMLPEESDDDPTNKLVWLNPLHPEVQQFILSLITEVVTNYDVEGIQFDDHFGMPVQFGYDPYTVEIYQQEHQGKSPPKNTFDSEWMSWRANKITRFMAEIHKVVKDLKPNAKISISPNSQYFAYKYYLQDWLTWVKKGLIDELVLQVYRNNISSFVTELEQPAVKFARAKIPVAIGISTGTLRTPVKIDQIKKQVQAVRDRSFFGISFFYWESLWGYITPESPPYRRQVFQKIFTTKAARPLAPVRENRSVGSR from the coding sequence ATGACTCGGTTGGTAAAACTGTTTCTTTCTTACTTTTTGTTTGTACAATTAATCTTGTATTTAACAGGATTGTCTGTCCCTTCATTTCCTAACTATGAACAAAAAAGCAGTGTACCAACTACAACAGAAATTCGCGGAGTTTGGTTAACCAATGTTGCTAGTGGTGTACTATTTGTACCTTGGGGCATTGATCGTGCTATTGAACAATTATCAGCACTTAACTTTAATACAATTTACCCTGTAATTTGGAATCGAGGTCATACCTTTTACAAAAGTGCTACGGCTAAATCTGTGATAGGTGACGATACCCAACCTCTACTGAACTTAATGCACGGTGGACAAGATGTCTTAGCAAAATTAGTTAGACTTGCCAAACCGAAAAAAATTAGTGTAATCCCTTGGTTTGAATACGGGTTCATGGCTCCCCCTGATTCAGCTATAGCTAAACGTCATCCTGAGTGGTTAACAAATGGTCAAGGTGGCGTTATATCTATTAGTGAAATGTTACCAGAAGAAAGTGATGATGACCCTACAAATAAGCTAGTTTGGCTTAATCCTTTGCATCCAGAAGTTCAACAATTTATCCTATCGCTAATTACAGAAGTTGTTACTAATTATGATGTTGAGGGGATTCAATTCGATGACCATTTTGGTATGCCAGTTCAGTTTGGCTATGATCCATACACCGTAGAAATTTATCAACAAGAACATCAGGGAAAAAGCCCTCCTAAAAATACCTTTGATTCAGAATGGATGAGTTGGCGTGCTAATAAAATTACTCGTTTCATGGCAGAAATTCACAAAGTTGTGAAAGACCTGAAACCTAATGCTAAGATATCTATTTCGCCCAACTCACAATATTTTGCATACAAATACTATTTACAAGATTGGCTAACCTGGGTAAAAAAAGGTCTGATTGATGAGTTAGTTTTGCAAGTGTATCGCAATAATATAAGTAGTTTTGTGACAGAATTAGAACAACCAGCCGTCAAGTTTGCCCGGGCTAAAATTCCTGTGGCTATTGGCATATCAACAGGAACATTGCGAACACCTGTTAAAATTGACCAAATTAAAAAACAAGTACAAGCTGTGCGCGATCGCTCTTTTTTTGGTATTTCTTTTTTTTACTGGGAAAGTCTTTGGGGTTATATCACCCCAGAATCACCGCCTTACCGTCGTCAAGTCTTTCAAAAAATTTTTACAACTAAAGCTGCTAGGCCGTTAGCGCCAGTTAGGGAAAATAGAAGCGTGGGAAGTAGGTAA
- the glcD gene encoding glycolate oxidase subunit GlcD, giving the protein MQDQDKKQRNWKPIIKAFEAVLETKGVVQRREELITYECDGLTSYRQRPAVAVLPRTTEQVAAVVKICNQYAVPFIARGSGTGLSGGALPSEDSVLIVTSLMRQILSVDLDNQRIVVQPGVINSWVTQTVSGAGFYYAPDPSSQIICSIGGNVAENSGGVHCLKYGVTTNHVLGLKIVTPEGEIVDLGGQIPESPGYDLTGIFVGSEGTLGIATEITLRILKSAESICVLLADFTSVEAAGATVSDIISAGIIPGGMEMMDNVSINAVEDVVATNCYPRDATAILLVEIDGLDVEVAVNKQRVIEICKKNGARSVTSASDPETRLKLWKGRKAAFAAAGHLSPDYYVQDGVIPRTQLPYVLQEIEGLSQKFGYPIANVFHAGDGNLHPLILFDNAVHGALEKVEELGGEILKLCVRVGGSISGEHGIGADKKCYMPDMFSNADLETMQWVRQVFNPQGLANPGKIFPTPRTCGEAANAIKNQQFEGVERF; this is encoded by the coding sequence ATCCAAGACCAAGATAAAAAACAACGTAACTGGAAACCCATCATCAAAGCTTTTGAGGCTGTCCTGGAGACAAAGGGTGTAGTTCAACGCCGTGAAGAACTGATTACATACGAGTGTGATGGTTTAACTAGCTACCGTCAGCGTCCGGCTGTGGCGGTGTTACCTAGAACTACTGAGCAAGTGGCGGCGGTGGTAAAAATATGTAATCAGTATGCTGTACCCTTCATCGCACGCGGTTCTGGAACTGGTTTATCTGGTGGTGCATTACCATCGGAAGATTCGGTTTTAATTGTCACTTCTTTAATGCGGCAAATTCTCAGTGTAGATTTAGATAATCAGCGCATTGTAGTACAGCCAGGAGTGATTAACAGTTGGGTAACACAAACTGTTAGTGGTGCGGGATTTTATTATGCACCAGACCCTTCTAGCCAAATTATCTGTTCTATTGGGGGTAATGTGGCGGAAAACTCTGGTGGGGTGCATTGTTTAAAGTATGGTGTCACCACTAACCACGTTTTGGGGTTGAAAATTGTTACGCCTGAAGGGGAAATCGTTGATTTGGGTGGGCAAATTCCCGAAAGCCCTGGTTATGATTTAACAGGTATATTTGTCGGTTCAGAAGGGACTTTAGGAATTGCGACAGAAATTACCTTACGCATTCTCAAAAGTGCAGAATCAATTTGTGTATTATTAGCAGATTTTACCAGCGTGGAAGCGGCTGGAGCGACTGTTTCCGACATCATCAGTGCGGGGATAATTCCTGGTGGGATGGAAATGATGGATAACGTTAGTATTAACGCAGTGGAGGATGTTGTTGCTACTAATTGTTATCCTCGTGATGCAACAGCAATTTTGTTAGTGGAAATTGACGGGTTAGATGTTGAAGTTGCAGTCAATAAACAACGCGTTATAGAAATTTGTAAAAAGAATGGTGCGCGGAGTGTGACTTCTGCCAGTGACCCAGAAACTAGATTGAAATTATGGAAAGGGCGTAAGGCTGCGTTTGCTGCGGCTGGTCATTTAAGCCCAGATTATTATGTGCAAGATGGAGTAATTCCTCGGACTCAATTACCTTATGTTTTGCAGGAAATTGAGGGATTAAGTCAAAAATTTGGTTATCCAATTGCTAATGTCTTTCATGCTGGTGATGGTAATTTACATCCATTAATTCTGTTTGATAATGCTGTGCATGGTGCATTAGAAAAAGTCGAAGAATTGGGGGGAGAAATCCTTAAACTTTGTGTGAGAGTTGGCGGTAGTATTTCCGGTGAACATGGTATTGGGGCTGATAAGAAATGCTATATGCCAGATATGTTTAGTAATGCTGATTTAGAAACTATGCAGTGGGTAAGACAAGTATTTAACCCTCAAGGTTTAGCAAATCCTGGAAAAATATTCCCCACACCACGCACTTGTGGTGAAGCTGCAAATGCTATTAAAAATCAACAGTTTGAGGGAGTAGAAAGATTTTAA